The following coding sequences lie in one Brettanomyces bruxellensis chromosome 6, complete sequence genomic window:
- the SEC24 gene encoding COPII subunit, with product MSSRRRRAYPQPNYAAQSPYGATTVPAGNAAPGAPSAYSVDQAAQGISQMNINGAGAMPQGVPGVRGAATPLNPISPNIPTAGANPVNSAYYQQQPQQSVPLYPQQQGQQPQLQQQQQQQGQQSQQLGYQPMAQQQQTYLNQPEYGQQGPGAAPLNMLYSTDLLKELPPPIADLQFPPPPIVLPANATTTGSESSNADYQYFRSTLNVIPNTSSLLKKSKLPFAIVVRPYITLHDSDNQIPVVSDCVIARCRRCRAYINPFIHFTENGRRWRCNFCGLLNDVPSAFDYDSVTSQPAQRMERSELNHGVVEFVAPPEYMIRPPQPLVYVFVLDVCKFSIDNGLLATVTRTILDSLDRIPNKEGRARIAFMAVDSSISYFAIPRDEETDKETKMMIVSDTEETLIPAPEGILVNLKESRKNIEKLLQEIPSYFANNMSTDSALGPALKSAHSLISRIGGKIEVFTSTLPNIGIGKLKVRDENAVANKPKEASELLTPNSSFYKSFAVECNKSQVTVDMFLTGSSYQDVASLSNLPRFTAGQTHFYPAWSANSVEDITKLSKEVSNHLSMDIALEAVLRVRGSNGMRMQSFFGNFFNRSSDLCSFPSFPRDQSYVIEVSIEDYITKPIVYFQCAVLHTTCFGERRIRVMTLAIPTSKDLKSVYASADQLAITNYFTHRAIEKTMSSSLDDARDYLRKSVVDILSLYKKEIVPGNMGSSSPLQLCTNLRMLPLLLQSLAKNIAFRSGRVPSDHRAAALNKLGSMPLPYLIRAIYPSVYSLHTMPDDCGLPYEGEEEEGDEEPTQSSDLERGEIVIPEPVNASCMNLARYGLYLIDNTSELFLYVGGDAVPQLVEDVFGVQNIADIKIGKAELPELENEFNTRVRNIISKIREGKDTIEYLNLYVVVGPGSNESATASANRDLIPLRIWCMSDMVEDRATSNVSYKEYLGQLREKVSS from the coding sequence ATGTCGTCTCGTAGAAGAAGAGCATATCCACAGCCAAATTATGCTGCACAGTCACCTTATGGAGCCACAACGGTTCCAGCAGGAAATGCCGCACCTGGTGCACCATCTGCATACTCGGTGGATCAAGCAGCTCAAGGAATAAGCCAAATGAACATTAATGGTGCTGGAGCGATGCCACAGGGTGTTCCTGGTGTTCGTGGCGCTGCAACTCCCCTCAATCCAATCAGTCCAAATATTCCAACTGCAGGTGCCAATCCTGTCAATTCGGCATATTACCAGCAGCAACCTCAACAGTCGGTCCCACTTTATCCTCAGCAGCAGGGCCAGCAGCCGCAGCTgcaacaacagcagcagcaacaggGTCAGCAATCCCAACAACTGGGATATCAGCCAATGGCACAGCAACAGCAGACTTATTTGAATCAGCCTGAATACGGCCAACAGGGACCGGGTGCCGCTCCTCTCAACATGTTGTACTCAACAGATCTTCTCAAGGAGCTTCCCCCACCTATTGCAGATCTCCAATTTCCACCGCCACCAATTGTGTTGCCGGCTAATGCGACAACCACTGGATCCGAGAGCTCTAATGCGGACTACCAGTACTTCAGATCCACTCTCAACGTGATTCCAAACACAAGTAGCTTGCTAAAGAAGTCCAAGCTTCCATTTGCCATCGTCGTTCGTCCATACATCACTCTTCACGACTCGGACAATCAAATCCCAGTTGTTTCCGACTGCGTTATTGCCCGTTGCCGCCGCTGCCGTGCCTACATTAATCCTTTCATCCATTTCACAGAGAATGGTAGACGCTGGAGGTGCAACTTTTGTGGTCTTTTGAATGACGTGCCGTCGGCTTTTGACTATGACTCTGTTACATCGCAGCCAGCTcaaaggatggaaagaagcGAGCTTAACCATGGCGTTGTGGAGTTCGTTGCTCCTCCAGAATACATGATTCGTCCACCTCAACCTTTGGTTTACGTGTTTGTTCTCGATGTCTGCAAGTTTTCCATAGATAACGGATTGCTTGCGACGGTCACGAGGACCATACTCGACTCGTTGGACAGAATTCCAAATAAGGAAGGCCGCGCCAGAATTGCATTCATGGCTGTTGACAGTTCGATTTCCTACTTTGCCATCCCAAGAGACGAGGAAACCGACAAGGAGacaaagatgatgattgTTTCCGACACAGAGGAGACACTTATCCCTGCTCCAGAGGGTATTTTGGTGAACTTGAAGGAGAGCAGGAAGAACATCGAGAAGTTGCTCCAGGAGATTCCATCGTACTTCGCAAACAACATGAGCACGGACTCTGCATTGGGCCCTGCGTTGAAGTCTGCACACAGCCTGATTTCAAGAATTGGAGGAAAGATCGAGGTGTTCACATCCACCTTGCCGAACATCGGAATTGGTAAGTTGAAGGTTCGCGATGAGAATGCTGTTGCCAACAAGCCCAAGGAGGCATCAGAGTTGCTCACGCCAAACTCCTCCTTCTACAAGTCGTTTGCTGTGGAATGCAACAAGTCTCAGGTTACCGTGGACATGTTTTTAACTGGATCCTCGTACCAGGATGTTGCCTCACTTTCAAATCTTCCAAGATTCACCGCGGGTCAGACGCACTTCTACCCAGCATGGTCGGCAAACTCCGTTGAAGATATCACAAAACTTTCCAAAGAGGTTTCCAACCACCTCAGTATGGACATTGCTCTGGAGGCTGTGCTTCGTGTTCGTGGATCAAACGGCATGCGCATGCAGTCATTCTTTggaaacttcttcaaccGGTCCTCCGATTTGTGCTCCTTCCCATCTTTCCCTCGGGACCAGTCATATGTCATCGAGGTGTCCATTGAGGACTATATCACAAAGCCGATTGTCTATTTCCAGTGTGCAGTTCTTCACACCACTTGCTTTGGCGAGCGTCGTATCCGTGTCATGACTCTGGCTATACCAACTTCGAAGGATCTCAAGAGTGTGTATGCATCTGCAGATCAGCTTGCCATCACAAACTACTTTACGCACCGTGCAATAGAGAAGACGATGTCCTCATCCCTTGATGATGCACGTGACTATTTGCGCAAGTCGGTGGTGGACATTCTCAGCTTGTAcaagaaggaaattgttCCGGGCAACATGGGCTCATCTTCTCCTTTGCAGCTTTGCACAAACCTGCGAATGCTTCCTTTACTGTTGCAGTCTTTAGCCAAGAATATTGCATTCCGTTCAGGCCGCGTTCCATCAGACCATCGTGCTGCAGCATTGAATAAACTTGGATCGATGCCTCTTCCATATTTGATCCGTGCAATCTATCCATCGGTCTACAGCTTGCACACAATGCCCGATGATTGCGGACTTCCATACGAGGgtgaagaggaggaaggcGACGAAGAGCCTACTCAAAGTAGCGACTTGGAGCGTGGAGAAATCGTCATTCCAGAGCCTGTTAACGCCTCGTGCATGAACTTGGCCCGCTATGGATTGTACTTGATCGACAACACATCGGAGTTATTCCTCTATGTTGGTGGAGATGCCGTCCCACAACTTGTCGAAGATGTGTTTGGCGTTCAGAACATTGCTGACATCAAGATTGGCAAGGCTGAACTTCCAGAGCTAGAAAACGAATTTAACACCAGAGTTAGAAACATTATCTCCAAGATTAGAGAAGGAAAGGATACCATTGAGTATCTGAACTTGTATGTTGTCGTTGGCCCAGGAAGTAACGAGAGTGCTACTGCAAGCGCAAACAGAGATTTGATTCCGTTGCGTATATGGTGCATGTCTGACATGGTTGAAGATCGTGCTACCTCAAATGTTAGCTATAAGGAGTACTTGGGACAGCTTAGAGAGAAAGTTTCATCGTGA